Proteins from a single region of Dryobates pubescens isolate bDryPub1 chromosome 37, bDryPub1.pri, whole genome shotgun sequence:
- the MSTN gene encoding growth/differentiation factor 8: MQKLAIYVYLYLFMLISVDPVALDEGNQPTENADKDGLCNACTWRQNTKSSRIEAIKIQILSKLRLEQAPNISRDVIKQLLPKAPPLQELIDQYDVQRDDSSDGSLEDDDYHATTETIITMPTESDFLVQMEGKPKCCFFKFSSKIQYNKVVKAQLWIYLRQVQKPTTVFVQILRLIKPMKDGTRYTGIRSLKLDMSPGTGIWQSIDVKTVLQNWLKQPESNLGIEIKAFDENGRDLAVTFPGPGEDGLNPFLEVRVTDTPKRSRRDFGLDCDEHSTESRCCRYPLTVDFEAFGWDWIIAPKRYKANYCSGECEFVFLQKYPHTHLVHQANPRGSAGPCCTPTKMSPINMLYFNGKEQIIYGKIPAMVVDRCGCS, translated from the exons ATGCAAAAGCTAGCAATCTATGTTTATCTTTACCTGTTCATGCTGATTTCGGTTGATCCGGTGGCTCTGGATGAAGGGAATCAGCCCACAGAGAACGCCGACAAAGATGGACTGTGCAACGCTTGTACGTGGAGACAGAACACAAAATCTTCCAGAATAGAAGCCATAAAAATTCAGATCCTCAGCAAACTGCGCCTGGAACAAGCTCCTAACATTAGCAGGGATGTTATTAAACAACTTTTACCCAAAGCTCCTCCACTACAGGAACTGATTGATCAGTATGACGTCCAGAGAGACGACAGTAGCGATGGCTCTTTGGAAGATGATGACTATCATGCCACCACCGAAACGATTATCACAATGCCTACAGAGT CTGATTTTCTTGTACAAATGGAGGGAAAACCAAAATGTTGCTTCTTTAAGTTTAGCTCTAAAATACAATATAACAAAGTAGTAAAGGCACAATTGTGGATATACTTGAGGCAAGTCCAAAAACCTACAACGGTGTTTGTGCAGATCCTGAGACTCATTAAACCCATGAAAGACGGTACAAGATATACTGGAATTCGATCTCTGAAACTCGACATGAGCCCAGGCACTGGTATTTGGCAGAGCATTGATGTGAAGACAGTGTTGCAAAATTGGCTCAAACAGCCCGAATCCAATTTAGGCATCGAAATCAAAGCTTTTGATGAGAATGGACGAGACCTTGCTGTAACTTTCCCAGGACCAGGTGAAGATGGATTG AACCCCTTTTTAGAGGTGAGAGTTACAGACACACCGAAACGGTCCCGCAGAGATTTTGGCCTGGACTGCGACGAGCACTCGACAGAGTCCCGATGTTGTCGCTACCCTCTGACAGTGGATTTCGAGGCCTTCGGCTGGGACTGGATTATCGCTCCTAAGAGATACAAAGCCAATTACTGCTCCGGAGAGTGCGAGTTTGTCTTTTTACAAAAGTACCCCCACACCCACCTGGTGCACCAAGCCAACCCCAGAGGCTCGGCAGGCCCTTGCTGCACGCCCACCAAGATGTCCCCCATCAACATGCTCTACTTCAATGGGAAAGAACAAATCATATACGGCAAGATACCGGCCATGGTCGTAGATCGCTGCGGGTGCTCGTGA